The genomic interval TCCCTGgtaatttgtcttattttctctTCACTTCACTGGTATTTACCTGCCCTCTGTCCGTCTCTGCCCTTTTGCTTTGGGTCTGGATAGGTTGGGCAAGGTGTTCACTGTAGGCAGCAAAGGGCTGAGGAGTCTTAGCTCAGTGACACTCAAACCAAAAATCACTTTgctatcaaaaatatatatatttgcttgaCTTTGAACCCAATCTACCTATAGCAAATTTGCCCCATTGCCAGAGTTAAAATTAAACTAATCAGTGCTTTGTGTAACCAGGTATAGAGGTTTCTGCAATCATTCTGTCAATAATTTAATTTCAGGGCTTTCTTTCCCTAAGGCCTGTGTCTCTGGTTTTTAGGACCTGGCTGCTACTTCTCATACCCATGCAAGAAGGCAAGGTGAGAGAGGAGTTGATGTAAGTGGAATGCACCTGAGTAACTAGCCTGAATTTTTACAGAGCTTTCAAAAGTAATTGTGAAATCCACCCATATTCCTTTAGAGATCAAGGAAAATTCCAGATGCTGGAAGGCCCAAGGGTAACAAATATTGGGAAATATTTGAAAGGGGAGAAACCTAAATCTTGGAATGTAAAACCATATGTGTTAGAATGTATTCCCtggaatgttaaaaaaatataacatttttatattataaaatatataatataaatatatataatataaataaataatataaaatatataatacacgTAGACaactaaatatttgttttgtgaaaATAAGTGCCTTCATGAAGCTTACATTTTTCAGTGGGGAAAGTGGATACTGgcaataaataattgaatatatacAGAAAGATAAAACAGATTCAACATTATAGTAAGCACCCAAAATAAGGTAAGGGATGCCATTTATAGGATGGTCAGGGAAAGTCTTTCCAGTGTAAAAAGTGTAAAAGCAGTTCAGGTCGTGAGAAATACAAGTGCAGTGGTCCTGCATTGAGAGTGCTTGGTGAgttcacagaacaagaaaaatcCTCATGGCTGGCATGGAGGAAGGGGAAAAGCAAGTGTCCCCGATGACATTTGAAAAGAACAGGGGTCCTGACTGTGAAACACCCATAGGCCACTGCAGGGACTAAGCTTTTACGGGGAGGGAGATTAGAGACCCTGAAAGTTTTGAACAGAGAAATGACCCAACCTAAGTTATATTATCAGGATTGTTATTGTTACTTTGTGGAATACTATATGAGAGAGTGaggctgagaagcagagagagcagttTAAAGCCTTCTGCAGTAATCCAGCCTGGATACTGCTCCCTCCCTCTACTTCATGGCTAGGTGCTCATCTTGCTCAGGTCAACACCCCTCTTGTCAAGTACAGTGTCTAGTACAACAGTGATGGTTGAATGAAGCCTTTAGCAATGGCAACTAAAATAGCAGTCACCTGTTGGACTAGAGGAAGAACAATTCACTTGTCCATATAGAAACACATTCTATGGTAAGTCATAACTCTGAGAtatagaagaaatgcaaatggaaggAGACACCATTTCAAACCTTAGTTCACCAAGAATATCTGCTTTGCCTGCTGCCAGTTTCATTGAAACCTATAAGCAAATCCAATTCTTGTTTCCACTCCCACCAGTCCAGATGGGCATGCAAAACTGGACCCTATCTGGTTGGAaaactgagaccctatctcattTGCATCTCTGGTGCTATACTGTGGTCCTCTGGGGAGACTGCTGTACAGGAACACCTGGATTTAGGAAGCGCTTCTCCATTATTCTAAAGAGTAGAACCAGCAGTCATCTACCCTCATAATGAGCCTTCACGTGTATCCAAGAAACATTCTAAAGCAACAAGATCCCTCAAAGATTCCTGTCAGGGCTTTTAGTGTACCCACATGGGACATAACTAGGGGAAGATCTGGGTGTTTTGTAAAGGAAAGTCCTGATTCATAATGTACTCTTGCCCTCCTCTGCTGAGTAGCGTCTGAGTTTTAAATGAACCAGTCACCAAGCGAAGCATCATGTTGACTCTGACTCCTGTCTTAACTGTGTCCTATAAAGCCAAGATTCATTTCTGTTCCTTCCAATCCTGGAGTTTGCAGTGGGGATCTTGGCCAATGTACTCATTTTCTTGGTGAACTTTAGAGACATGGTAAAGAGACAGCCACTTAGCAACTGTGACCTTGTGCTGATGTGTCTGAGCATTTCCCGGCTTTTTCTGCATGGGCTGCTGTTTCTTGCAGCCATCCAGTTTACTTTCTTCCAGCAATGAAAGACCCACTGAATCACAACTACCAAACTGTCATCATGCTGTAGATGATTGCACACCAAGTCAACCTCTGGCTCATcacctgccttagtctcctgtaTTGCTCCAAGATTGTCCGTTTCTCAAACACCTTCTTCCTCTGCTGCACAGGCTGGATCTCCAGGAAGATCCCCCCAGGTGCTCCTGTGTGCTGTTCTCCTGCATCTGCATTGTCCTCTGTTTATGGAACTTTTTTTAGCATATCTCACTTCACACTCACAGATGTTATCCATAAACAATCAGAACTCAATTTGCCAATTACAAAACTCAATTTTCTTGTATTCATTTATCTTCTGCAATGTGGGATCTatctcccctttcctttattttctagtttttttaaggTTCCTGGTTATCTTCCTCAGAGGTCATATGAGAACAATGAAATCCCAAACCAGAGACACTCACACCTCCAGCCAGAGGCCCATATCAAAGCCCTCATACACTTGACTtggcttctttctctgtttctatgCAGTGTGGTTCTGTGCTGCTCTCATCTCAGTGCCCTTACTGATACTGTGGCACAGCAAGGTTCGGGTGATGGTTTGTATAGGAATGATGGCAGCTTGCCCCTCCGGACATGCAGTCATCCTAATCTCGGGAATGCCAAGCTGAGGTGGCAGTGAGGACTATTCTACTCTGGGTTCAGAGATGCCCAAATATAAGGACAGACCACAAGACTGTTTACTGAGAGTGGGCATAAAAAGAGGTTTTCATGAATGCATCTCTGATTCTTTATGAAGCCTTGAAATTCCTTCTATAAAAATAACTGGAAGTCTTCTACATCAGTAGACTCattcatagaaaaatgaaataattaaaactgtATAAGTGATCTAAGCAAGTATAATGATATTGGTTCCAGAGGTTGGTATAATCAAATGATCAAGATAGAGAGGTGAAATGTTCTATGTAAATCCTTTATATGCTATAGCTTATTATTGCTTCGTCTGGTTTAGGTATTCCTTAAGAAGAGGTGCTTTCTCAAGATAATATGACTTGCTTTTAACATGACTACTaaccctttttctcaaaacttattgctagaaaaatatttgagaatatttgCTACTATGGCAGTCATACAATCCTATTTATATTCCACAATTTTCATGGGAATATAAGGTATGAAAAGAAAAACCTAGAATAAGAATTATGTCAGAACTTCAGCTTCAAAATGCACTACATTAGAACTCCTATGGACCAGTGGATaggggttcatttttttttttgaaaatacacTGATTTCTGATATGTACTTCCATCTGCTTTATACAAGAGATGAGAGGTAGAGGCTTGCTCAGTAGTGGCCCTGGATACCAGAGCCATGTGTGAGCCTCTGATTCTGCTCGGTTTGCCTTTGAAGTTAAGTGCTTTGCTGCCAACCACTTGTCATTCTAGACAAGGAATctgccaaaacaaaacacctaGCTGAAAGGCAGGTTTGGGATTTCAGCATTCTCTGTCTTCCTGTGTAGAACCTAATCAGGAAGGATAGAAAAGATGTATACCAGACACTTCAATACAGAAAGGCCTCAAAGTCACCACCAAGGCTCCTACTCATGCCATCTGTCCACGCTACCAGAAAGCTGCTTCCTTCTCTCAGGCACCTGTTCCTGATATATCCAATTCTTCCTCTCAGTTTTCGTAAACAAATTAGCCTTTTCTTTACCTCCAATGATTACAAATTAGTAACATACATTTGAGGATTTTGCATATCCTGTCATGACTTGagagctcatttctttttgtcctaaataataatacattgtCTACTATACCACATTTAATTCATCCATTTAGTGAAGGACATCActattgcttccaagttttggcaattatgaattaATCttctataaacatccatgtgaaAATTTTTTGGTGGACTTGAATCTTCAATTGCTTTGGGCAAATTCCAAGGAAATCCAATGCTGGATCATATGGAAAGATTTGGTTTTGTAAGAAAttaccaaactgtcttccaaagtagtCATAAATTTTGCACCCCCACAATCAGTGAATGCGAGTTCCCATTGCTTCACCTCTTTGCACATGTGTGGTATTGTCACTGATTTAGATTTTCGTCATTCTAATAAGCATGTGATGGTATCTTGTTtgagtttgcatttccctgataatgtGATATGaaacatgttttcatgtttatttgtctgatttattttaatattatttttttgagactcaTCCATAATATCACATGAATCACAACTTATTTATCCACTCATGATTGATGaataattttgttgtttataatttGGGGTCATTATGAATgaagtatttataaatattcttgtaaataactaggagtgaaattgctgtGTCATAAAGTTGATGAACATTTAACTGTATAGAAACTATTAAATAGTTCCCCAAAGTGATCACAACATTTTATGTTCTCATCAGAAATGTAGGAAAGATgttccacattctcaccaacagtaaTTTGGTGTTGACAGTCTTTTTAATTCTGGTCATTCTAGTGGAAGTGAGAtgtttttagtttgcatttccgtGATAACTGATATAGAGCACTTCTTCATGTGTTTGCCCATATTTTAATACCAAGTTTTTTATTACTTACTTGAAGGACTTTATTAATTTGTAggatttgtatgtgtatgtgttatatatgcatattatatacttacacaatttatgtaaatataaccCATAGCTTTATATTGAGttctcttttattattgatttgtagAAGTTTGTATCGAGTGtgcaaaatatatacaaatatacatacttgcctgtgtgtgtgtgtgtgtgaaataaatatattctggggataagatatatatataacattttaaccCAAACTCTGATTTGCCTTTTCAGTTTCTTAATAGTGTGCTGATGAGCACACATTCTGAATTTTACATCTGAcctttatttaatctttaatatttagGCTTTTTATGTTCCTTCGAAGAAACATCTACTTGTCTCTAAAATGCAAAAGTAGTCTCCTATTAGTTCCTCTAGAATTTTaattgccttttcatttttatatttggaacTATAACTTATCTTGAATTATTTGTGTGTGCAATGCTAAGtagagtttaaatttattttttgaatgtctACCTAGGTAGCCCAGCATCACTTACTGAAGAATTTATATTTCCTCAATAAATTTGTTTGATGTCTTTGTTATAAATCATGTGGTTAAACATGCATGAATCTCTCTCTGGTCTCTATATTATGTTCCATCTATTTGTCTAGCTTTAACCAATACTTTACTTCTTGATTATTAGAAATTGCTTGTTAGTTTCAAAACAAGAATTGTGAGTTttctaaatttacttttttctttttcaaaatatttagctaAACTTGATGAATAAATTTTGGgaaaatttatgtgtgtgtgtcagtgtattcctgtgtgtgtgtgtactctcCTATTGGAATTATAATTGTTATTGGGTTGAATCTGACTGTCATTTTGAAGAGAACTGACTTCTTGAAAACATTCAGTCTGACAATCTATGAACATGAATATCTCTTCGcttatttgtttaatttctctcaatattttgtatttggagggcaattttttataaaattatcattatttaatattttacgatattaattgtttaaaatttcacTCAATTATTTGCTGCCAgtttataaaaatgcaattgatttttgtatattaattgtGTGTCTTGTGGCCTTCCTAAATCAATGCATTTCTcaacccttattttattatttattctttgtgtAAGAGTAGTATTATTTCTTCCTAAATTTTTTATATCATTCACCAGGGAAGTGATGTAGgcctgatattttctatttaggaaggtttatttttgtataattataatttatttagtagATATAATACTATTAAGATATCCAgttttttcttgaatttattttgataagttatattatttaaagaatctGTCCATTCTATGTAGGTTTTTAACTTTATTGCCATACATTTCATCATCGCATTCCCTATTAACATTTTATTGTGTATTGTATCTGTTTTACATCTCCTACTTCATTCCAAATATTGATAACTGTATGGTCTCTTTTCAACACATCACTCTAACTagttacttaaaaatttattaatttttctaagaaatcaGCTTATTATCTTCCTTCTACTTTCTTTGGATTAATTTCTctacctgtttttgttttttaagagaattaGCTAGTTGGTTTTAAATCTTTTTGCTGTTCAAATATAATGCTTTACATCTTTTCTAGACATTTCTTTGTTGCATTCCACAAATTTCAATATGttgcattttcatttctatttgatttgaaattttatCTAATTATATGTGTTGTTTAACTCATGTTAAAGAGataagagaaattttaattttaatttccaagaaTTTAGGACTTCACTAGACATCTTAATAAAactgatttataatttaattctatCATCATCAAGAACATGTTCTATAATATTTCAATCTTTTGGCATTTATGGAAACTTAGTCTATATATTTTCTACCTTTGTGAATTATtcatgtgcac from Urocitellus parryii isolate mUroPar1 chromosome 3, mUroPar1.hap1, whole genome shotgun sequence carries:
- the Tas2r38 gene encoding LOW QUALITY PROTEIN: taste receptor type 2 member 38 (The sequence of the model RefSeq protein was modified relative to this genomic sequence to represent the inferred CDS: inserted 5 bases in 4 codons; deleted 2 bases in 2 codons; substituted 2 bases at 2 genomic stop codons), which translates into the protein MLTLTPVLTVSYKAKXSFLFLPILEFAVGILANVLIFLVNFRDMVKRQPLSNCDLVLMCLSISRLFLHGLLFLAAIQFTFFQXMKDPLNHNYQTVIMLXMIAHQVNLWLITCLSLLYCSKIVRFSNTFFLCCTGWISRKIPPXCSCVLFSCICIVLCLWNFFSISHFTLTDVIHKQSELNLPITKLNFLYSFIFCNVGSISPFLYFLVFLRFLVIFLRGHMRTMKSQTRDTHTSSQRPISKPSYTXLGFFLCFYAVWFCAALISVPLLILWHSKVRVMVCIGMMAACPSGHAVILISGXCQAEVAVRTILLWVQRCPNIRTDHKTVY